TTAATAAAATCGCTAGATGGTATCTGTTTACTAAAATTCTTATCAATCATAGCAATAATAGATAATACACTTAAAGAGTCATATTCTTCTAACTCTTTTAAATTAGTCTCTAAAGTAATTTCTTGATCTTCATCTTCTATTTCTAAAGCTTCTTTTAATTCATCCATAAAATTATCTACTTTCATTATATCTTACTCCTTTTTATGTTTTAATTATTGTTCCTCCCCAGGAATATCCTACACCAAAACCCACTAAAAGAACCTTATCTTCCCTTTTAATTAATTTATTATCTAACGCATCTTTAATGGCTATGGGTATAGTGGCAGAAACAGTATTGCCAGTATGTAATAAATTTAAATAGAACTTGTCTTTGGGAATGTTTATTTTTTTTCTCAGATATTCATTCATGTATTTATTGGCTTGGTGAAAGATTACATAATCTAAATCATCTAAGTTAGTATTATTTTTTTCTAATGTTTCAGACACTACTTTGGGAACAGCCTTAATAGTAAAATTAAATATTTCTGGTCCATTCATATATATATCATTGTCTGTCCGGATGCTACCTGAACCATCATCAATCTCCTTAGCATTAGGATCATATCTTTTTCTTAATCCGCCATTGGGCACAATAAGATTTTTATATCCACTTCCATCGGTACCTAAAACAAATTCACCTATATGTTCTTCTTCTGATTTCTCAATAATAGTAGCTGCTGCAGCGTCACCAAAGATAGTTCTATTTCCTTTATCCTTGGGATGAATATGTTTGTTATAAGTTTCGGAAGTAATTAATAAAATGTTTTTAGCAACCTTTGATGTTATCAGAGATTTTCCCAAGGCAAGTCCATAGACAAAACCAGAACATCCTAAATTATAATCAAAAGCTCCTATGTTTGTTCTAAGACCAAGTTTATCTTGTAGAATACAGGAGCTAGAAGGCAGAAAATAATCCGGGCTTTGGGTACATAGCATTAATAAATCTATTTTGCTTTTATCATAATTTGTTAAAATTTTATCTGCTGCCTTAAAGGCTAAATCTAAAGCAGTTTCATCTTCTTTTACGATATGTCTCTCTCTTATACCTACCTTTTTTTTAATTTTTTCCGAGGACCAGTCGGGAAATTGTTTGGCTAATTGATCATTAGTAATAATTTTTTCTGGTAAATAATATTCTATATTGGTTATTTTTGCTCCCATAATAAATTCCTTTTTACTATTTTATTTTATACGAATTTTAAAGATTATGTATTTTATTTTTTGTATAACTTAATTTTTTTAATACGTTTCTTGGACATAAAGTGTCACTTCTTTATTCAAAATCTCTTTAATAAAAGGGCTATCTTTTTCTAAACATTCTTTTACTTCACTTGGAGTATAAACAATTATATCCATAGGAAATATCCGGTCGGAAAATATTTTCTGTACTTGGCGAGATCTTTTATCTCTTCTCAAATCTGATTCCATAATAAGAAATAGAACAAAATCACTGTCTTCGGCAGGATTTCCCCATGCATATGAACCGAAAAGAATAACCTTTTGCGGATGAAAATTCTCTTTTATCTTCTCAGTTATTTCATTAATTATTTCTTTATTATTCATAATCTAAACCTATTTAAATTTTTTGTCTGTATTTTAGACATCATACAACATGATATTTAAGGGGCTCCCCAATGTCAAGACCAGTTTTAAAGAAAGTTAAGATATAATAGTAGTAGT
This Candidatus Ancaeobacter aquaticus DNA region includes the following protein-coding sequences:
- a CDS encoding acyl carrier protein, with product MKVDNFMDELKEALEIEDEDQEITLETNLKELEEYDSLSVLSIIAMIDKNFSKQIPSSDFIKITTIKSLIDLIGKEHFE
- a CDS encoding nucleotidyltransferase domain-containing protein — encoded protein: MNNKEIINEITEKIKENFHPQKVILFGSYAWGNPAEDSDFVLFLIMESDLRRDKRSRQVQKIFSDRIFPMDIIVYTPSEVKECLEKDSPFIKEILNKEVTLYVQETY
- a CDS encoding ketoacyl-ACP synthase III; amino-acid sequence: MGAKITNIEYYLPEKIITNDQLAKQFPDWSSEKIKKKVGIRERHIVKEDETALDLAFKAADKILTNYDKSKIDLLMLCTQSPDYFLPSSSCILQDKLGLRTNIGAFDYNLGCSGFVYGLALGKSLITSKVAKNILLITSETYNKHIHPKDKGNRTIFGDAAAATIIEKSEEEHIGEFVLGTDGSGYKNLIVPNGGLRKRYDPNAKEIDDGSGSIRTDNDIYMNGPEIFNFTIKAVPKVVSETLEKNNTNLDDLDYVIFHQANKYMNEYLRKKINIPKDKFYLNLLHTGNTVSATIPIAIKDALDNKLIKREDKVLLVGFGVGYSWGGTIIKT